In the Bombiscardovia apis genome, GATGGCTGGGGCATTCTTCTTAGCTTCGTCGAAGAGCTCACGCACACGAGAAGCACCCAAGCCTACGAACATCTCTACGAAGTCCGAGCCGGCCATAGAGTAGAAGGGCACACCAGCTTCGCCTGCGATAGCGCGAGCCAGCAAGGTCTTACCGGTTCCGGGAGGGCCATACAGCAAGACACCGCGGGGAATGCGAGCACCCAAAGCCTTGTATTTAGAAGGATCTTGGAGGAATTCCTTAATCTCCTCGACCTCTTGCACAGCAGCCTCTTCGCCGGCCACATCGCCAAACTTCGTCTTGGGAGTCTTGCCCTCGAGCAGCTTGCCGTTGTTCTTCTTGCCCATGCCCAGCATGCCGTTGCCGCCCATGCGTGAGAAGAAGTACCAGAAGACCACCAGCAGAAGAATGATGGGCAGGAAGGAGGAAATCAGATAGCTCACCATGCTGGTTTGCGGAACTACCGAGTTATAGCCCTCGTCAAGGTGAGCCTTTTCTACAGCTCGTGTAACCTGAGGTCCTTGGTCCTTCACGTAGTAGAACTGTACGTCCTTACCGTAGTTCTTTTGACTGCGCTTGCCATTGACACCGTTATTTTTCTTAACGAAATCGTCTTTGAGCTTGAGCTCAACTACCTGCTTGCCTTCTGTAATCTCAGCAGACTTCACCATCGTGTTCGATGCTTTGTCGTCTTTTTGGTTGAAGGACGCCAGCAGTTGGAAGCCATCTCGCGTGTCGATGGTTTGCACACCAGTTTGAGCTGTAAAGAAGCCAAAAAGGCTCAAGGCAAGCAATAAGACGACTGTGCCCCATAGCCAAGGAGATTGCCAGAACTTACCGTTGCCCGGCCCTTTGCCATCTCCTCCAATATTGAAGTTGAAGGGGTTATTGCCACCTTGCTTGCCGCCCTTGCCTGGGCCGCCATCGCCCATAGGTGGGCGTCCTGGTCCTTGCGGATAGGTCATGACTGCTCTCCTTGATCCTCATGCTCGTATTCCTGCGGCTTCAAAACAGCGATAGAGTCCAAATTCCGGTATTGCTCATCGTAGTCAAGGCCAAATCCGACTACAAACTCATCAGGAATGACATATCCTGGGTACTTTACATCTACCTGAACTTCATGCCTAGACACTTTGTCGAGTAAGGCGAATACCTCCACAGAGGCCGCCCCCCTCCCCTTAAGCTCGTCGATCAACCACCGCAGTGTTTGGCCTGAGTCAATAATATCTTCAACGATAAGAATGTGCCTGCCGCGAACGCTGCAATCCAAATCCTTACGTACGGTAATGGTGCCAGACGATTGAGTGCCCGATCCATAGCTCGATAAACTCATGAAATCAATCTGGGCAGGAATAGAAATTTCCTGAGACAAGGCAGCCAGCGTATTGACAGCCCCTTTCAAGACTGCTAGCAAAAGCAGATCCTTACCTTCGTAATCTCGGCTCACCTGAGCAGCAACCTTGCTAATAAGCTCAGCAATTTGCGTTTTGGACACTAATTCGTGGTCAATATGTGATTCAATATCGGCGATGCGCATAGTTCCTATCTTTACATAAGAGAATGACGTGATGCTTACGAACAGCTGAGTAATTGCTGGGAAGAGCGAGCGCCGCCTGCCCATGCCAAGAAGAAACCAGCGCATCGAGCTGAGCAATTTGCCGGCTCACTGGTGCAATACCGAACTGGTTGCACAGGCACACCCATAATTGAGATCGCAAGGCCGGGTGAGCGTCAGCCAGCTGTTCGACGCGCAGGCAGGCCACCGCCCCCATCTCCAGTTGCGTTTGAGAAGGCTCAAGACGGGCTTTGGCCAGCAACTTGAGCGCTTCTTCGTTCAGATAGTCGAGAGCTCCCCGAGTCAGCTGTGCCGTCTGGGCCAGTTGAGCTGTCATGTCTTTATCTGCGAACTCACTGAGAGCTGGCAGAAGGTCATGGCGTACCCGTGATCGCAAGGGATAGCTGGAAGGAAGCTCTTGCCCGGATGCAATATCATCACCATTGGTAGGGTCATCCCACCAACACAGATTGAGCTGCTGACAGATTTGCGTGGTCTCAGACCGGCTCACATCCAAAATGGGCCGCAGGAAGCACACGCCTTCGCGCTCGACTTGGCTTTCCATGCCGGCTACAGCTCCTAAACCACTAGATCGAATAAGACCAATGAGCACACCCTCAGCTTGGTCGTCGGCAGTGTGGGCCAACAGCACAGCCGATGCCTTCAACTCCTGTGCTTGCTCAATGAAGACCTTATATCGGGCTTGGCGAGCATCGGCCTCCAAACCAGCTCGGGTGCGAGTCACCGCAATTCGCTGACTTGCCAACGGTGCTAAGCCCAGCTGCGAGCAGCTTTCCAAGGCTTGGGCAGTGATACGTTCCGAATTCTCCAGCAAGCCATGATCGACTACAAGAGCACCGCATCTCAGCCCCAAAGTCGGGCATACAATGCTAGCTAAAGCCGCCAAGGCTATAGAATCTCGCCCCCCGGAACACGCCACGAGCACGAGCGGAGCATCAGGCTGGGGCGTGTGAGCACCGTGCTCGCGAAACTGAGGATCTTGTAAACCCAAGTTGGCCTGCGTTAGGGCCGTTCGCACGGCTCCTATCCCCTTTTTTAAGACTGCTGAATAAACCATAGTTGCCCAATCTCAGCTAGAGCCGGGGCAGGGCCGACACGAAGGTGTTAACCGCCTGCGCTGCCGCCCCCATATCTGAAGGGTTGTTGACAATTACTGCGAATTCCAAAATGCCGCCCTTAAGGCGCGAGACATTGCCAGACATGGAAGTCACCTGGTCGAGCGTGCCAGTTTTCACACGAACTAAACCGTTGGGCTCACTGCCTTCTCCACGCTCAGCAGCAGTACCAATCAAGCCAACTACCGATAGACCTTCTACTAGCGGAGCCAGCTGTCCGTGTTTACCATCGCAGGCCAAGCGCTGTACGGCAGTCAGCATAGCTGCGCTCACCGCGGACCCGGGAGTCAGTCCTGAGCAGTCAGCCAAGTGGGCACCATCAAGGGTTACACCTTCACGTGTCAGCACTCTAGTAATTGCTTCAACTGCCCCTTTAGGCGAGTTTTCAGTACCTTCATGCACAGCAGTTAGTCTGCCGAACAGTTCAGCGATAGTGTTATCTGAGTTGCGCAACATATAGGCCATGATTTCACTCAAAGCCGCGGACTCTACGCTAGCCACAGGCTGCAAGTCTGTAGGGATGGTTTCTTGGCTCAGCTCGCCTTCGACGGTAATTCCCTGCCCTTGTAAACAGTCCATAAAGGTGCGAGCGGATTCAGCCTCGGGACTCTCGTCGTGAGGCACGTACACGCCCTTACCATCAGGATTGGCATCTCTGTCTTGGTTGCTACGCACACGCCCCTCGTCGACGGCCATCGTAGAAGTTGGTGTGAAATAAATACCATCAGGATTGCTCTGCTCAATGCCTTGGGGCGAACGCGCTTCTCCGAAAAAGCTGGAATCATAGGCAAGTCTTACCTTGGTTACCGAGCGTTTTTTAAGCTCTTGGGCGCTATGCTGGGCTAGAGAGCTCAGGCCTGCCCTACCGTTGACATGGTTGAGATCGTTGAAGCCTGCGCCCAACAGCATGTCTCCGTGCCCTTTGAGCACCAACTGCGGTGTAGGATCCTCTGATTGTATGAGGTAGGTCGAAGTTTGCAGACTCGAACCCATGTCGATACTTAAGGCAGCGGCAGCAGCGGTAAGAGTTTTCAAGGTCGATGCTGGTTGGCGAAGCGTATCTTGTTCTCTCTCAGCCGCGACGCTACCCTTAGCTCCCATGACCACAACCGACACGTCGCTACCCACACCAGGAGAAGACACCAAGGAATCAATGAGCTCTTGAGCTGCAGCAACATCGATGGGCTCTCCCCCTTCAAGTTTTCCCTCGACCGCGGCAGGAGGCACGACCTTCCGAACCGGTTGGGAATCGCTCCAATACTGCTTCTGGTGCACGGTCAGCGGACCGGGAATAATATCGTAAGCGTCAGCAAAAATATAGCCTACAAAGACGGCAAGGACCGCAAGAACGCTCAGTACTATCTGCCAGAGCGGATGCTGGATTCTGCGCGCATGTGTTCCCACTCTTCCTCCAACTCCTCTAGTGCTCACCATGTACCAGGCTCGAGTAAGGGAAGGTGCACACACCTCAACCCCTGCATATAGCCCTAACCATTAGCTTACTTGCAGGCCGCACCAGTTAGCTATGAGAGAGCGCAGTTTTACAGAGAAGCGTATCGATCAAGCGTGTTGACAATACGCAACTGCCGCCGGTCGAAAATCTTGCCACCCCACTTTATCCCGACAAAGTACGCTGCTGCGCCATTCGCCAAGCCAATAGGGCCCAATACCCACATAAGCGCATCGGCAGACGATACAACAGACACCGCAATTAAAGCGATAAGAGTGGGAAGCATGGCGAGCAAGTTGCATAGCATTTGTATGAAGGGGAAAAATGCCTGTGACATTGGGCGACCCTGCGGCGATGAGAAAGGCTTATCGATAGGAGCAACCGGATATATGAGCGAGCCAGACAGCAGTTGTGCAACGCCGATGCCAGCCATCACACTACCTTCGACCGCAAGTGCAATAATCCCAGCGTTCATGAGCTGGTGACCGTCGCGCCAAGAACCCGAAATCACCGTAACTATCAAACATTCTATGAGTAGATACACTGAAGTGATCCACAAGTAGACGCGAGAACGACCACGCCGGTCCTCTTCCCCACTGACCGCAGCCATTACTTGCATATGAATACCAGGGCCGTCGTAAGCCAGCGAGTTAGCAAAGAGCATGCCAAAGAAGAGTGCGCCCAAGAAACAAGCGAACCAACCCATTCCTGGGAACTCACGAGATTGTAATCCCAAAGCAATCAAGAAAATGAGCGGCAGAAGGAAGAACACCAGCTGGCGGGGATCGCGACGCAAATACAGGGCCACGCGAGCTGAAATAGCACCTGAAATCGAATCAGGCATGCGCTCAAAGATACCTAAGCCGTGGGCCTTGGCCTGCGTTTCGCTAGGCGTTTGATGCAGGCGGGTGTATCGCAGGCACCAAGTCGAAAGAGCAAAACACAAGACAACAGTAAGAGCCAAGACCACTACACGCACCAACAGCAAAAGCCAGGCACCCTCATAAGCGTCGAAAGGCAGCTGGAAGGCGGCAGCCAGCGGGGTGAAAGCCAAGACCTGAGCGAGAGGTGCTAGCTGAGTAGTGTCGAATGTCGTATCCGCAGGAACTATGGCTTGAGGCAGGTAGCAGATAGACATAAAGAGAACAAACACCACTAAGTAGAGCGCATTCTGCGCCCGTTGAGAAGTGGCCAAAGTAGTAGCGAGCGAGAGCACTGCCTTTGACAGGCTCATCATCGTTAGCACCGCTATGGGTGCGGCCACAACGGCAACGACAACTACCAGCGGGCCTAAACTGCGATAGAAAGCAGCCAAGGCGAGGAAACTCACCAGAGCGCATACGGCCGGTAGCCCTTCCAAACCCGCAAGCAGTAAACCAGCTTGCAAGCGGCGGTCAGGTATGCCGAAGAAGGCGAACCGCTGAGGATTGAGTGTAGAGCCTTCGCCCAAAATCATCAGCTGAATGAGAATAACAGCGACCGTAAGCGCTGCCGATGCGCAA is a window encoding:
- the hpt gene encoding hypoxanthine phosphoribosyltransferase; the encoded protein is MRIADIESHIDHELVSKTQIAELISKVAAQVSRDYEGKDLLLLAVLKGAVNTLAALSQEISIPAQIDFMSLSSYGSGTQSSGTITVRKDLDCSVRGRHILIVEDIIDSGQTLRWLIDELKGRGAASVEVFALLDKVSRHEVQVDVKYPGYVIPDEFVVGFGLDYDEQYRNLDSIAVLKPQEYEHEDQGEQS
- the tilS gene encoding tRNA lysidine(34) synthetase TilS, producing MVYSAVLKKGIGAVRTALTQANLGLQDPQFREHGAHTPQPDAPLVLVACSGGRDSIALAALASIVCPTLGLRCGALVVDHGLLENSERITAQALESCSQLGLAPLASQRIAVTRTRAGLEADARQARYKVFIEQAQELKASAVLLAHTADDQAEGVLIGLIRSSGLGAVAGMESQVEREGVCFLRPILDVSRSETTQICQQLNLCWWDDPTNGDDIASGQELPSSYPLRSRVRHDLLPALSEFADKDMTAQLAQTAQLTRGALDYLNEEALKLLAKARLEPSQTQLEMGAVACLRVEQLADAHPALRSQLWVCLCNQFGIAPVSRQIAQLDALVSSWHGQAALALPSNYSAVRKHHVILLCKDRNYAHRRY
- a CDS encoding D-alanyl-D-alanine carboxypeptidase, which codes for MGTHARRIQHPLWQIVLSVLAVLAVFVGYIFADAYDIIPGPLTVHQKQYWSDSQPVRKVVPPAAVEGKLEGGEPIDVAAAQELIDSLVSSPGVGSDVSVVVMGAKGSVAAEREQDTLRQPASTLKTLTAAAAALSIDMGSSLQTSTYLIQSEDPTPQLVLKGHGDMLLGAGFNDLNHVNGRAGLSSLAQHSAQELKKRSVTKVRLAYDSSFFGEARSPQGIEQSNPDGIYFTPTSTMAVDEGRVRSNQDRDANPDGKGVYVPHDESPEAESARTFMDCLQGQGITVEGELSQETIPTDLQPVASVESAALSEIMAYMLRNSDNTIAELFGRLTAVHEGTENSPKGAVEAITRVLTREGVTLDGAHLADCSGLTPGSAVSAAMLTAVQRLACDGKHGQLAPLVEGLSVVGLIGTAAERGEGSEPNGLVRVKTGTLDQVTSMSGNVSRLKGGILEFAVIVNNPSDMGAAAQAVNTFVSALPRL
- a CDS encoding ABC transporter permease, which gives rise to MSEIVTIARLRWALTISTIKRSSWQTVGALLALILVVAVMVSSWSFAMNYNLDPTPSREKLMTVSITAVCASAALTVAVILIQLMILGEGSTLNPQRFAFFGIPDRRLQAGLLLAGLEGLPAVCALVSFLALAAFYRSLGPLVVVVAVVAAPIAVLTMMSLSKAVLSLATTLATSQRAQNALYLVVFVLFMSICYLPQAIVPADTTFDTTQLAPLAQVLAFTPLAAAFQLPFDAYEGAWLLLLVRVVVLALTVVLCFALSTWCLRYTRLHQTPSETQAKAHGLGIFERMPDSISGAISARVALYLRRDPRQLVFFLLPLIFLIALGLQSREFPGMGWFACFLGALFFGMLFANSLAYDGPGIHMQVMAAVSGEEDRRGRSRVYLWITSVYLLIECLIVTVISGSWRDGHQLMNAGIIALAVEGSVMAGIGVAQLLSGSLIYPVAPIDKPFSSPQGRPMSQAFFPFIQMLCNLLAMLPTLIALIAVSVVSSADALMWVLGPIGLANGAAAYFVGIKWGGKIFDRRQLRIVNTLDRYASL